The following proteins come from a genomic window of Triticum aestivum cultivar Chinese Spring chromosome 6A, IWGSC CS RefSeq v2.1, whole genome shotgun sequence:
- the LOC123129006 gene encoding uncharacterized protein isoform X1, which produces MDSDEEVDWIGIAATVELEEAEAEAAAAEEAAAAAAEEAAASTHRSTNRKRQHDSDDRQGVPPAFNLSDVDSDPGTRKQIEEYATPEIRDEMRRAYLSKGVGRLYGHDFPRTLFGKDWRNFKEAWYKDYDWLVYSKETKSAYCFHCFLFKSPSIGDKFGHDVFTKKGFKNWKKAVEIFNAHVGGPNSAHNNARRRCEYFKNQKQSVSYAMTSHTEKSHIEYEERLRAVVGVVSASCKRKDALLQKHHDNLVLQLEHGEILSGKGQHQETSLARPGDTRWGSHHKTLIRIYQMWDSVVEVLHGISLDGADADDRGLASGFMVNMETFEFVLILHLMLRVLGLTNDLSQALQQKDQNIVCAMNMIVSVKSLLQKLRDDGWEPLLISTTTFCAAKNIIVPNMDDNISARGYPRRSRKMVTCLHHYKVTIFNEVLDRNIVEMNNRFSETSTRLLKCIACLDPRDSFSNFDHDKLVELANIYSIDFSSQERYLLTDQLNIYIDVMKRSTEFLACDSLSSLALKLVQSRQHLVFPLVYRLIRLALTLPVATASVERVFSAMNIIKTDLRNKMGDDWLNDLMVCFVEREIVAKISDKEIMVHFHALKNRQGHLPPEPRVHYAITS; this is translated from the exons ATGGATTCGGATGAAGAGGTGGATTGGATAGGGATTGCTGCCACTGTCGAACTCGAAGAAGCTGAAGCTGAGGCTgctgctgccgaagaagctgcggctgctgctgccgaagaagctgcGGCTTCAACGCACAGATCAACAAACCGGAAGCGGCAACATGACTCCGACGACCGGCAG GGCGTTCCTCCGGCATTTAATTTATCTGATGTGGATTCTGATCCTGGCACACGTAAGCAAATTGAAGAGTATGCAACTCCAGAAATTAGAGATGAAATGAGAAGGGCATATTTGTCAAAAGGTGTGGGCCGTTTGTATGGTCATGATTTTCCTCGAACTCTTTTTGGGAAAGATTGGCGGAACTTCAAAGAAGCATGGTATAAAGATTATGACTGGCTCGTGTATAGTAAAGAGACAAAATCTGCCTATTGTTTCCATTGTTTTCTTTTCAAATCTCCAAGCATTGGTGACAAGTTTGGCCATGATGTCTTCACTAAGAAAGGGTTCAAAAATTGGAAGAAGGCAGTGGAAATATTCAATGCTCATGTAGGTGGACCAAATAGCGCTCACAACAATGCTAGAAGACGGTGTGAATATTTCAAAAACCAAAAGCAAAGTGTGTCGTATGCAATGACTTCTCATACTGAGAAATCACATATTGAATATGAAGAGCGTTTGAGGGCTGTTGTAGGTGTG GTAAGTGCCTCGTGTAAAAGGAAAGATGCATTGTTGCAGAAGCATCATGACAACCTGGTTTTACAGTTGGAGCATGGGGAGATTTTGTCAGGAAAAGGCCAGCATCAAGAGACAAGTTTAGCAAGACCCGGTGATACACGATGGGGGTCACACCACAAGACTCTAATCCGGATATATCAAATGTGGGATTCCGTGGTTGAAGTGCTACATGGTATCTCTCTTGATGGAGCAGATGCTGATGATAGAGGTTTGGCTTCTGGCTTTATGGTAAACATGGAAACTTTTGAATTTGTTCTTATCTTGCATTTGATGCTTCGAGTGCTCGGTTTAACCAATGATTTGTCACAAGCATTGCAACAAAAAGATCAGAATATAGTCTGTGCTATGAATATGATTGTGTCAGTGAAAAGTCTATTACAAAAGTTGAGAGATGATGGATGGGAGCCTCTCTTGATATCTACTACTACCTTTTGTGCTGCAAAAAATATAATAGTGCCCAATATGGATGATAACATTTCAGCAAGGGGTTACCCAAGAAGATCACGCAAAATGGTTACTTGTCTCCATCATTACAAGGTAACTATATTCAATGAGGTGCTGGATAGAAACATAGTTGAGATGAATAATCGATTTAGTGAAACTTCTACACGCTTGTTGAAGTGCATTGCTTGCCTTGATCCTAGAGACTCATTTAGCAACTTTGATCATGATAAGCTAGTTGAGCTTGCAAATATTTACTCAATTGATTTCTCTTCACAAGAGCGCTATCTGTTGACTGATCAACTCAACATATATATTGATGTGATGAAAAGAAGTACTGAATTCTTGGCTTGCGATAGTTTGAGTTCTCTTGCTCTCAAGTTGGTTCAGAGTAGACAACATCTGGTATTTCCATTGGTTTATCGGCTCATCAGACTTGCATTGACATTACCGGtggcaactgcatcagttgagAGGGTTTTCTCAGCCATGAATATTATAAAGACTGATCTTCGAAACAAGATGGGTGATGATTGGCTTAATGATTTGATGGTTTGCTTTGTTGAGCGCGAGATAGTTGCTAAAATTAGTGATAAAGAGATTATGGTTCATTTTCATGCCTTGAAGAACCGTCAAGGTCATCTACCTCCAGAACCTCGTGTTCATTATGCAATTACGTCTTAA
- the LOC123129006 gene encoding zinc finger MYM-type protein 1 isoform X2 yields the protein MDSDEEVDWIGIAATVELEEAEAEAAAAEEAAAAAAEEAAASTHRSTNRKRQHDSDDRQGVPPAFNLSDVDSDPGTRKQIEEYATPEIRDEMRRAYLSKGVGRLYGHDFPRTLFGKDWRNFKEAWYKDYDWLVYSKETKSAYCFHCFLFKSPSIGDKFGHDVFTKKGFKNWKKAVEIFNAHVGGPNSAHNNARRRCEYFKNQKQSVSYAMTSHTEKSHIEYEERLRAVVGVVRFLVSQGLAFRGHDETTTSMNKGKCLV from the exons ATGGATTCGGATGAAGAGGTGGATTGGATAGGGATTGCTGCCACTGTCGAACTCGAAGAAGCTGAAGCTGAGGCTgctgctgccgaagaagctgcggctgctgctgccgaagaagctgcGGCTTCAACGCACAGATCAACAAACCGGAAGCGGCAACATGACTCCGACGACCGGCAG GGCGTTCCTCCGGCATTTAATTTATCTGATGTGGATTCTGATCCTGGCACACGTAAGCAAATTGAAGAGTATGCAACTCCAGAAATTAGAGATGAAATGAGAAGGGCATATTTGTCAAAAGGTGTGGGCCGTTTGTATGGTCATGATTTTCCTCGAACTCTTTTTGGGAAAGATTGGCGGAACTTCAAAGAAGCATGGTATAAAGATTATGACTGGCTCGTGTATAGTAAAGAGACAAAATCTGCCTATTGTTTCCATTGTTTTCTTTTCAAATCTCCAAGCATTGGTGACAAGTTTGGCCATGATGTCTTCACTAAGAAAGGGTTCAAAAATTGGAAGAAGGCAGTGGAAATATTCAATGCTCATGTAGGTGGACCAAATAGCGCTCACAACAATGCTAGAAGACGGTGTGAATATTTCAAAAACCAAAAGCAAAGTGTGTCGTATGCAATGACTTCTCATACTGAGAAATCACATATTGAATATGAAGAGCGTTTGAGGGCTGTTGTAGGTGTGGTAAGGTTTCTTGTCTCTCAAGGACTAGCTTTTCGTGGCCACGATGAGACTACCACTTCCATGAACAAGG GTAAGTGCCTCGTGTAA
- the LOC123131355 gene encoding heavy metal-associated isoprenylated plant protein 3, with amino-acid sequence MGKKKKRSGGGGGGGGGEGGGGCGGGQHEEKPEADAGSGCEGQPKDKPADDKDKDKGGGGCKDDKADKDKDKGCGGKDDKGGKDKEKKAPPPLPVVTAVLKVDMHCDGCAHRIRASVRRFPGVEGVAMEVDKGSMTVVGRFDPKKLQARVASKTRKKVELVGGKDNKGGGGGGDKDKCGDGGGDKNKCADGEGKKEEEKKEQDDKCGGGNAGKGKGGKDNKKPAVPVIVTVVLKIGSAGLHCDGCMHRIRCKLFKIKGVEQVKMDPAKNQVTVTGTMDAKALPEKLRKKLRRPVDVVAPGKGDNKDKEKDGCNKDGKPQQQQQQQGGDGKQCKEAAEKALAAELQLWKTAFYDQQAMQATEFLLSDENPNACAVM; translated from the exons atGGGCAAG AAGAAGAAGCGCAGCGGCggcgggggtggtggtggtggaggcgaaggaggaggaggatgcggcGGGGGCCAGCACGAGGAGAAGCCCGAGGCCGACGCCGGGAGCGGCTGCGAGGGCCAGCCCAAGGACAAGCCCGCCGACGACAAGGACAAGGACAAGGGCGGCGGCGGGTGCAAGGACGACAAGGCggacaaggacaaggacaaggGCTGCGGCGGCAAGGACGACAAGGGCGGCAAGGACAAGGAGAAGaaggcgccgccccccctccccgtGGTCACCGCCGTGCTCAAGGTCGACATGCACTGCGACGGCTGCGCGCACCGCATCCGCGCCTCCGTCCGCCGCTTCCCAG GGGTGGAGGGCGTGGCCATGGAGGTGGACAAGGGCTCCATGACCGTCGTCGGCCGCTTCGACCCCAAGAAGCTGCAGGCCCGCGTCGCTTCCAAGACCAGGAAGAAGGTCGAGCTCGTCGGCGGCAAGGACAATAAGGGCGGAGGCGGTGGCGGGGACAAGGACaagtgcggcgacggtggcggggaCAAGAACAAGTGCGCCGACGGCGAGggcaagaaggaggaggagaagaaggagcagGACGACAAGTGCGGCGGCGGCAATGCCGGGAAGGGGAAGGGCGGCAAGGACAACAAGAAGCCTGCCGTG CCGGTGATCGTGACGGTGGTGCTCAAGATCGGCTCCGCCGGCCTCCACTGCGACGGCTGCATGCACCGCATCCGCTGCAAGCTCTTCAAGATCAAAG GCGTGGAGCAGGTGAAGATGGACCCGGCCAAGAACCAGGTGACGGTGACGGGCACCATGGACGCCAAGGCCCTGCCGGAGAAGCTCCGCAAGAAGCTGCGCCGCCCGGTGGACGTGGTGGCGCCCGGCAAAGGGGACaacaaggacaaggagaaggacggGTGCAACAAGGACGGgaagccgcagcagcagcagcagcagcaggggggcgACGGGAAGCAGTGCAAGGAGGCGGCGGAGAAGGCACTGGCGGCGGAGCTGCAGCTGTGGAAGACGGCCTTCTACGACCAGCAGGCGATGCAGGCCACCGAGTTCCTCCTCAGCGATGAGAACCCCAACGCCTGCGCCGTCATGTGA